A genomic stretch from Flavobacterium nitratireducens includes:
- a CDS encoding rhomboid family intramembrane serine protease, protein MDKHFKFTNVVIGLPLFFVFSLWFVYWLQIRFDFDFVENGIYPRSFSGLQGVIFSPFIHADLMHLYNNSIPLLVLLAALQFFYSNLSLRVIVCGILFSGLLTWLIGRENFHIGASGLIYVLFSFVFFKGIFTKYYRLVALSLAVIMMYGGMIWYVFPEVDDTISWEGHLSGLITGLGLALYYGTPEFKKVPKYEWEMPDYNPAEDKFMQRFDVNGNFVNPPKEDQEEEISAYFSSNYDVNYDFIEKEKNESDS, encoded by the coding sequence ATGGATAAGCATTTTAAATTTACAAACGTCGTTATAGGTCTTCCACTTTTTTTTGTGTTTTCCCTCTGGTTTGTCTATTGGCTGCAAATCCGTTTTGACTTTGATTTTGTAGAAAATGGTATTTATCCTCGTTCATTCTCTGGTTTACAAGGTGTGATTTTTAGCCCTTTCATTCATGCCGATTTAATGCATCTCTACAATAACTCTATTCCGCTTTTAGTATTGTTGGCTGCATTACAGTTTTTTTATTCCAATTTGTCTCTAAGAGTGATTGTTTGTGGGATTTTGTTTTCAGGACTTTTAACATGGCTTATTGGAAGAGAAAATTTCCATATTGGAGCCAGCGGACTCATTTATGTGTTATTTTCTTTCGTCTTTTTTAAAGGGATTTTTACCAAATATTATCGTTTGGTAGCATTATCTCTGGCTGTTATTATGATGTATGGCGGAATGATTTGGTATGTTTTTCCGGAGGTAGATGATACCATTTCATGGGAAGGTCATTTGTCGGGACTGATTACGGGTTTGGGATTAGCATTATATTATGGAACTCCCGAATTTAAAAAAGTCCCAAAATACGAATGGGAAATGCCCGATTATAATCCGGCTGAAGATAAATTTATGCAACGTTTTGATGTAAATGGTAATTTTGTAAATCCACCAAAAGAAGATCAAGAAGAAGAAATTAGTGCTTACTTTTCATCCAATTATGATGTGAATTACGATTTTATTGAAAAAGAAAAAAACGAATCAGACTCTTAA
- a CDS encoding replication-associated recombination protein A, which translates to MEAPLAERIRPQKLDEYISQLHLVGPNGSLTQQIAKGIIPSLIFWGPPGTGKTTLAQIIAQESQRPFFVLSAINSGVKDIREVIDKAKQSGGLFTAKNPILFIDEIHRFSKSQQDSLLAAVEKGWITLVGATTENPSFEVIPALLSRCQVYVLNAFTKADLISLLERAMKTDVYLKNKDIQLKETEALLRLSGGDGRKLLNIFELVINASAGDEIIITNNRVLELVQQNTVLYDKTGEQHYDIISAFIKSIRGSDPNGAVYWLARMIEGGEDVKFIARRLLISASEDIGNANPTALIMANNTFQAVTTIGYPESRILLSQCAIYLATSPKSNASYMAINTAQQIVKQTGDLSVPIHLRNAPTKLMKELGYGEEYKYSHDYANNFAEQEYLPEEIKNTPIYVPGENAREKTTREFLKNRWKDKYGY; encoded by the coding sequence ATGGAAGCACCTTTAGCAGAACGCATACGCCCGCAAAAATTAGACGAATACATCAGTCAATTACACTTGGTTGGTCCGAATGGCTCTTTGACCCAACAAATTGCAAAAGGAATTATCCCATCCTTAATTTTCTGGGGACCTCCGGGAACAGGAAAAACCACCTTGGCACAAATTATTGCTCAGGAATCGCAACGCCCTTTTTTTGTATTAAGCGCTATTAATTCGGGGGTAAAAGACATTCGTGAAGTGATTGACAAGGCCAAACAAAGTGGCGGACTTTTCACTGCTAAAAACCCTATTTTGTTTATTGATGAGATTCATCGTTTCAGTAAATCGCAACAAGATTCTTTGCTAGCTGCCGTTGAAAAAGGATGGATTACACTCGTAGGTGCAACAACCGAAAATCCAAGTTTTGAGGTAATCCCTGCACTTTTATCCCGTTGCCAAGTTTATGTTTTAAATGCATTTACAAAAGCCGATTTGATTTCGCTTTTGGAGCGCGCTATGAAAACCGATGTCTATTTAAAAAACAAAGACATCCAACTCAAAGAAACTGAAGCTTTATTACGTCTTTCAGGAGGTGATGGCCGTAAACTATTAAATATATTCGAATTAGTGATTAACGCTTCTGCAGGGGATGAAATCATCATAACAAATAATCGCGTTTTAGAATTAGTTCAGCAAAATACGGTACTTTATGACAAAACTGGCGAACAACATTATGACATTATTTCGGCTTTCATTAAATCCATACGTGGCAGCGACCCTAATGGAGCCGTTTATTGGTTAGCTCGAATGATTGAAGGTGGCGAAGATGTAAAATTCATTGCCAGACGATTATTGATTTCGGCCAGTGAAGATATTGGGAATGCCAATCCTACAGCTTTAATTATGGCGAATAATACTTTTCAGGCAGTTACCACTATTGGTTATCCAGAAAGTAGAATTCTATTGAGTCAATGTGCTATTTATTTAGCCACTTCGCCTAAAAGTAATGCCTCTTACATGGCTATCAATACAGCGCAGCAAATTGTAAAACAAACAGGGGATTTATCAGTACCTATTCATTTACGAAATGCACCTACTAAACTGATGAAAGAATTGGGTTATGGTGAAGAGTATAAATATTCGCATGATTATGCTAATAATTTTGCCGAACAGGAATACTTACCTGAAGAAATAAAAAACACCCCTATTTATGTCCCTGGAGAAAATGCCAGAGAAAAAACAACCAGAGAATTTCTTAAAAATCGCTGGAAAGACAAATATGGATATTAG
- a CDS encoding YjjG family noncanonical pyrimidine nucleotidase — MNLDIKDVFFDLDHTLWDFDKNSKITFETIFSRNHPEVQIEDFIKQYLPINQSCWKLYQYDKITHQQLRYDRLKLSFDAIGYSISDNDIELISQEYIDLLTDNNHLFDGAYEILDYLNGKYKLHVITNGFAHVQQKKLKNANLINYFSTITNSEMAGGKKPNPIIFEYALNLAKAKKESSIMIGDSIEADVFGALDAGIDAIYFNENKEAVNSNIKQVNHLLELKKYL, encoded by the coding sequence ATAAATTTGGATATTAAAGATGTGTTTTTTGATTTAGATCATACGCTTTGGGATTTTGATAAAAATTCAAAAATTACTTTTGAAACTATTTTTAGCAGGAATCATCCGGAAGTACAAATTGAAGATTTTATAAAACAATACCTTCCAATTAATCAATCCTGCTGGAAACTGTATCAATACGATAAAATAACGCATCAACAATTGCGCTATGATCGATTGAAATTGTCTTTTGATGCAATTGGTTATTCAATTTCAGACAATGATATAGAGTTGATTTCTCAGGAATATATTGATTTGTTGACCGATAATAACCATCTTTTTGATGGTGCGTATGAAATTTTGGATTATTTAAATGGGAAATATAAGCTTCATGTCATAACTAATGGTTTTGCACATGTTCAACAAAAGAAGCTCAAAAACGCTAATTTGATTAACTATTTTTCTACGATTACTAATTCGGAAATGGCAGGGGGTAAAAAGCCTAATCCTATTATTTTTGAATACGCTCTGAATTTGGCGAAAGCCAAAAAAGAATCCAGTATTATGATAGGGGATTCTATAGAAGCAGATGTATTTGGAGCTTTGGATGCCGGGATTGATGCGATATATTTCAATGAAAATAAGGAAGCTGTAAACAGCAACATCAAACAAGTAAATCATTTATTAGAACTTAAAAAGTATTTGTAA